One part of the Andrena cerasifolii isolate SP2316 chromosome 4, iyAndCera1_principal, whole genome shotgun sequence genome encodes these proteins:
- the Urod gene encoding uroporphyrinogen decarboxylase → MAQAQFPPLKNDLILRAAYGEPVERIPVWIMRQAGRYLPEFHEIRSKHDFFTICRSPTFACEVTLQPLKRFDLDASIIFSDILVIPQAMGLKVEMVPGTGPVLPNPLYDPSDLNRLIEPNVEQDLRYVGDAIALTRHKLEGKVPLIGFTGAAWTLMSYMIQGGGSSTMIKPRSWLYKYPEASHKLLQLITNVIVDYLVMQVKSGAQLLQVFESSSDFLNDELFANYSFKYLKEISEKVREQLKEENIPQVPMIAFPKGATMNSLEMLAKSKTYEVIGLDWTVDVAEARRRLGPDITLQGNLDPCALYASEQKVTDRGREMAMAFGKTRYIANLGHGITPDTPIASVHAFIKGVHSV, encoded by the exons ATGGCCCAAGCACAATTTCCGCCGCTCAAGAACGATTTGATTTTGAGAGCCGCGTATGGGGAGCCAGTGGAGCGTATTCCAGTCTGGATAATGCGACAGGCTGGAAGATATCTTCCAGAGTTTCATGAAATCAGATCAAAGCACGACTTCTTTACCATTTGCCGATCGCCGACTTTCGCTTGCGAAGTTACTTTGCAACCTCTGAAGCGATTCGATTTGGACGCCAGTATCATATTTTCCGATATCTTAGTCATTCCGCAGGCAATGGGTTTGAAAGTTGAAATGGTTCCTGGGACG ggACCAGTTTTACCCAATCCTTTGTACGATCCATCAGATTTAAACAGATTGATCGAACCGAATGTAGAACAGGATTTGAGATATGTGGGGGATGCTATAGCTTTGACAAGGCATAAGCTGGAAGGAAAAGTGCCGTTAATTGGTTTCACTGGAGCAGCG TGGACGTTAATGAGCTACATGATACAAGGTGGAGGTAGTTCGACAATGATTAAACCACGGTCTTGGTTGTACAAATATCCAGAAGCTTCTCACAAGCTGTTACAGCTAATTACGAATGTCATAGTGGACTATCTTGTGATGCAAGTTAAATCCGGAGCACAA TTGCTACAAGTCTTTGAAAGTAGTAGCGATTTTCTGAACGACGAACTGTTCGCGAATTATTCGTTCaaatatttgaaagaaattaGTGAGAAGGTCAGGGAACAacttaaagaagaaaatattcctcAAGTACCAATG ataGCTTTTCCTAAGGGTGCAACAATGAATTCTCTAGAAATGCTAGCGAAGTCAAAAACATATGAGGTGATAGGTTTAGATTGGACCGTGGATGTTGCAGAAGCAAGAAGGAGATTGGGTCCCGATATTACTCTGCAAGGAAATTTAGATCCATGCGCATTGTATGCTTCTGAG CAAAAAGTAACGGATCGAGGACGAGAAATGGCAATGGCTTTCGGTAAAACTCGGTATATTGCAAATTTGGGGCACGGCATTACACCGGATACACCAATTGCATCAGTTCATGCTTTTATCAAAGGCGTGCATTCAGTGTAA